In Rahnella sikkimica, the following are encoded in one genomic region:
- a CDS encoding ABC transporter permease produces MSAESTFIPPQRPKSAPSWHGRVVRRLLSGALVLWAAVTLSFISVYLAPGDIVSLLMGEQVQTPAIEAAIRAEWGLDQPLYLQYLHYLWRVLHGDFGRSYMLNTDVSSLVLSQLWPTLKLTGLALVISLVFAVVMAVVTAHRRWGQRIAGGIELVLASTPSFWLGIVLLFIFSFTLRWFPVAGDRSFSSLVLPALSLGLAQGAVVSQVLRRGLEDALDEPFVLTLRAWGLGNRVIRLRHALRHAALPAVTLTGWLIGGLLSGAVITEQVFGRPGLGKITVDAVLGKDLPVVLAVAIFSALVYVVLSTLVDILYLFIDPRLRDNGQNGEENA; encoded by the coding sequence ATGTCGGCTGAAAGTACCTTTATTCCCCCGCAGCGGCCTAAGTCAGCGCCGTCATGGCACGGGCGCGTTGTCCGGCGGTTGCTGAGCGGTGCGCTGGTGCTGTGGGCCGCGGTCACGCTGTCTTTTATCAGCGTGTATCTCGCGCCGGGCGATATCGTCAGTTTGCTGATGGGCGAACAGGTACAAACACCGGCGATTGAAGCGGCGATCCGCGCGGAATGGGGGCTGGATCAGCCCCTGTATCTGCAATATCTGCACTATCTCTGGCGCGTTTTACACGGTGATTTTGGCCGCTCTTATATGCTCAATACCGACGTCAGTTCGCTGGTGTTATCGCAGCTGTGGCCAACGCTTAAACTCACCGGTCTGGCGCTGGTCATCAGCCTGGTGTTTGCCGTGGTGATGGCCGTCGTAACCGCGCACCGTCGCTGGGGGCAACGCATTGCGGGCGGTATCGAGCTGGTTCTGGCCTCGACGCCCTCTTTCTGGCTCGGCATTGTGCTGCTGTTTATCTTCAGCTTTACGCTGCGCTGGTTTCCGGTGGCGGGCGACCGCAGTTTTTCCTCACTGGTATTACCGGCATTATCCCTCGGACTGGCGCAGGGTGCGGTGGTTTCTCAGGTCTTGCGGCGCGGGCTGGAAGATGCGCTCGACGAACCCTTTGTGCTGACGTTGCGCGCGTGGGGGCTGGGCAACCGCGTTATCCGTTTACGCCACGCGCTGCGCCACGCCGCCCTGCCCGCTGTCACCCTGACCGGCTGGCTGATTGGCGGTTTGCTCAGCGGCGCGGTAATCACCGAACAGGTTTTTGGCCGCCCCGGTTTGGGCAAAATCACCGTCGATGCCGTTCTGGGTAAAGACCTGCCGGTGGTGCTGGCGGTGGCGATTTTCTCCGCGCTGGTGTACGTCGTGCTGAGTACGCTGGTGGATATTTTGTATCTGTTTATCGACCCGCGACTGCGGGATAACGGCCAGAACGGTGAGGAAAACGCATGA
- a CDS encoding ABC transporter permease, whose protein sequence is MSQLLISGGVKRRFSAGYLLAAGYLLLVVLAVIFPAWLTHFDPLNADPVNAQLPSSAEHWLGTDQLGRDVLARIIYGSRYSLLISLAAMVVAVSIGSLLGLLAGLFKGPLDELISRAVDVVSAFPDLLLALMLIAFTGPGTTNLIFALGVASVPRFTRVVRAQTFVVMSSGYVEQARTLGLKRHILVWRHVLPHAIAHVPALATLGLGTAIIGTAGLSFLGMGPQPPTAEWGLMLAEGRNYLRNAWWIGVWPGVAITLTVISVNTLGRYWQATFEGKQP, encoded by the coding sequence ATGAGCCAGTTACTGATTTCAGGCGGCGTGAAGCGCCGTTTTTCTGCCGGTTACCTTCTCGCGGCAGGGTATTTACTACTGGTCGTTCTGGCGGTGATTTTCCCCGCCTGGCTGACGCATTTCGACCCGCTGAACGCCGATCCGGTTAACGCGCAACTTCCATCTTCCGCTGAACACTGGCTGGGCACCGACCAGCTCGGGCGCGACGTGCTGGCGCGTATCATTTACGGCAGCCGGTATTCCCTGCTGATCAGCCTCGCGGCGATGGTCGTGGCGGTCAGCATCGGCAGCCTGCTTGGCTTACTCGCCGGATTATTCAAAGGTCCGCTTGATGAGCTGATCAGCCGCGCCGTGGACGTGGTTTCCGCGTTCCCGGATTTACTGCTCGCACTGATGCTGATTGCGTTCACAGGCCCCGGCACCACCAATCTGATCTTCGCACTCGGCGTCGCTTCCGTGCCGCGTTTCACCCGCGTGGTGCGGGCGCAAACCTTTGTGGTGATGTCCTCCGGTTACGTGGAACAGGCGCGCACGCTGGGTCTCAAACGCCACATTCTGGTCTGGCGGCATGTGCTGCCGCACGCTATCGCGCACGTTCCGGCGCTGGCTACGCTCGGGCTGGGCACCGCGATTATCGGCACGGCGGGTCTGAGTTTTCTCGGCATGGGGCCGCAACCGCCGACGGCAGAATGGGGGCTGATGCTGGCCGAAGGCCGCAATTATCTGCGCAATGCGTGGTGGATTGGCGTCTGGCCGGGCGTGGCGATCACCCTGACCGTGATTTCTGTGAACACGCTGGGCCGCTACTGGCAGGCCACTTTTGAAGGGAAACAGCCATGA
- a CDS encoding dipeptide ABC transporter ATP-binding protein, translating into MSDELFIDIRNLSITFPSADGEKPAVSGLNLQLRRGESLAFVGESGSGKTVTARSLLGLQDAKARITADRFVIDGQDMLGASQRRWRKIRGSKIGYVLQDALVSLDPLRRISQQLRDALQANRAAKPQELHLQSISLLKSVGIPDAENRLTAYPHQLSGGLRQRVLIATALAGKPGLLIADEPTTALDMTVQKQILDLLQQRRDRGESLLLISHDLSVVGQLADRILVMHQGKVVEEGTGEKLLSTPDHPYTRQLLAAIPGPATRGLKLSGQSGRPLPAKNIATGEPVLDVRNLSKHYADKAVVNHVSLTLAAGETLGIVGESGSGKTTLARMVLGLTEPGSGTITIQGQRWSQIPESVRRLQRRGIQLIAQDPLSSFDPRYNVEKIIGESLDSVGIFGDERRRRILQLLDEVQLGEGFLRRYPRELSGGQRQRIAIARAFAPNPALLVADEPVSALDVSVQAQVLDLLADMQAEHRTALLFISHDLGVVHHLADRVMVMKDGSVVEHGQVDDIFHRPAHPWTQQLINALPVVASRPDQTAAF; encoded by the coding sequence ATGAGCGACGAACTGTTTATTGATATCCGCAATCTTTCGATCACTTTTCCCTCGGCGGACGGCGAAAAACCGGCGGTCAGTGGCCTGAATTTGCAGCTCAGACGCGGGGAATCACTCGCGTTCGTCGGGGAGTCCGGCTCGGGGAAAACCGTCACAGCCCGCAGCCTGCTGGGGTTACAGGATGCCAAAGCGCGTATCACCGCCGACCGTTTTGTGATCGACGGGCAGGATATGCTCGGTGCCAGCCAGCGCCGCTGGCGGAAAATTCGTGGCAGCAAAATTGGCTATGTGTTGCAGGACGCGCTGGTGTCGCTCGACCCGTTGCGCCGCATCAGTCAGCAACTGCGCGATGCGTTACAGGCGAACCGCGCCGCTAAGCCGCAGGAGCTGCATCTGCAAAGCATTTCTCTGCTCAAATCGGTTGGCATTCCTGATGCTGAAAACCGGCTGACGGCGTATCCGCATCAGCTTTCCGGCGGGCTTCGTCAGCGTGTGCTGATCGCCACCGCGCTGGCCGGGAAACCCGGTTTGCTGATTGCCGATGAACCGACCACCGCGCTGGATATGACGGTGCAGAAACAGATTCTGGATCTGCTGCAACAGCGCCGCGACCGGGGCGAAAGTCTGTTGCTGATCAGCCACGACCTTTCTGTGGTCGGGCAACTCGCCGACCGGATCCTGGTCATGCATCAGGGCAAGGTGGTGGAAGAAGGCACGGGCGAAAAACTGCTGAGCACGCCGGATCACCCGTATACGCGCCAGCTGCTCGCTGCCATTCCCGGCCCTGCCACGCGCGGGTTGAAACTCTCCGGCCAGAGCGGCAGGCCGCTGCCCGCCAAAAATATCGCCACCGGCGAACCGGTGCTGGACGTACGCAATCTGAGCAAACATTACGCGGACAAAGCCGTGGTAAACCACGTCAGTCTGACGCTGGCGGCGGGCGAAACGTTGGGGATTGTGGGTGAATCCGGCTCGGGGAAAACCACGCTGGCCAGAATGGTGCTCGGCCTGACTGAACCCGGTTCCGGCACGATCACTATTCAGGGTCAGCGCTGGAGTCAGATCCCCGAATCCGTCCGCAGGCTGCAACGCCGCGGGATTCAGCTGATCGCACAAGATCCGCTCAGCTCTTTTGATCCGCGTTATAACGTGGAAAAAATCATCGGAGAAAGCCTCGACAGTGTGGGGATTTTTGGCGATGAACGACGCCGCCGCATCCTGCAATTGCTCGATGAAGTGCAGCTCGGTGAAGGATTTTTGCGGCGTTATCCGCGCGAACTTTCCGGCGGTCAACGCCAGCGTATTGCCATCGCCCGCGCGTTTGCCCCGAATCCTGCATTACTCGTGGCCGACGAGCCGGTGAGCGCGCTGGACGTTTCCGTTCAGGCGCAGGTGCTGGATTTACTGGCCGACATGCAGGCCGAACACCGCACCGCGCTGCTGTTTATTTCGCATGATCTCGGCGTAGTCCATCATCTGGCGGACAGGGTGATGGTGATGAAAGACGGCAGCGTGGTCGAGCACGGACAGGTCGATGACATCTTCCACCGCCCCGCCCATCCGTGGACCCAACAACTGATTAATGCGCTGCCGGTGGTGGCATCACGCCCTGATCAAACGGCGGCGTTTTAA
- a CDS encoding amino acid ABC transporter permease: MEFDWSVLQDNFTYMLWGRLADGEPGGVLLTLIMAVSAGVLALVLGVAMAALAWRFGGWTRKLLFLWASFIRGIPLIFVIFWLYFLLPVVFGGSIPGPLTVIIALAWFTSAAVMHSTLAGLESLPRGQTEAGIASGMSYRQVLLNVLLPQAWPNLLPSYLGLLISLVKDTSLAFIVNVPELTTVAGQVNNRVQIYPAEIFLFVGLMYYLLCASLAYVAGKSLKRRRLIRA; this comes from the coding sequence ATGGAGTTTGACTGGTCGGTTTTACAGGATAATTTCACCTATATGCTGTGGGGCAGGCTGGCCGACGGCGAACCGGGCGGCGTTTTGCTCACGCTGATCATGGCCGTTTCTGCTGGCGTGCTGGCGTTAGTGCTGGGCGTGGCGATGGCGGCGTTAGCGTGGCGTTTCGGTGGCTGGACGCGAAAATTACTGTTTCTGTGGGCCTCGTTTATCCGCGGCATCCCGCTGATTTTTGTGATTTTCTGGCTCTATTTCCTGTTGCCGGTGGTGTTTGGCGGCTCGATCCCCGGCCCGCTGACGGTGATTATCGCACTCGCCTGGTTTACCTCGGCGGCGGTGATGCACTCCACGCTGGCCGGGCTGGAGTCACTGCCGCGCGGGCAAACCGAAGCGGGGATTGCATCTGGCATGAGTTACAGACAGGTTTTGCTCAATGTCCTGCTGCCGCAGGCGTGGCCAAATCTTTTGCCGTCGTATCTCGGGTTGCTGATCTCGCTGGTGAAAGACACCTCGCTGGCGTTTATCGTCAACGTGCCGGAACTGACCACCGTCGCGGGGCAGGTGAATAACCGGGTGCAAATCTACCCGGCGGAAATCTTCCTGTTTGTCGGCCTGATGTATTACCTGCTGTGTGCGTCGCTGGCGTATGTGGCGGGGAAATCCTTAAAACGCCGCCGTTTGATCAGGGCGTGA
- a CDS encoding amino acid ABC transporter permease — MIWHPDWAGVLTGQPLQWIISGFLTTLYVSIAGSVLATLLVVLLIALRLSQSHLAHGAVAAFVSVFRNTPLLVQLLFWYFAAYGALPQSWRFYIGDTHAWAVFPGNIAWLTPEFLCAAWGLGLFTAAFLVEEVQAGLNSVPKGQTEAAISQGFSRKTLLLSILLPQALTNAWQPITGQYLNLMKLSSLATGIGFSELTYQVSQIESYNAHAFEGFAVGTLLYLALGMILGGLMTVLGPKRPQQRPQVAQKAEVNDGV, encoded by the coding sequence ATGATCTGGCATCCCGACTGGGCTGGCGTGCTTACCGGCCAGCCTTTGCAGTGGATTATCTCCGGCTTTCTCACCACGCTTTACGTCAGTATTGCGGGCAGTGTGCTGGCGACGCTTCTGGTGGTGTTACTGATCGCGCTGCGCCTGAGTCAATCGCATCTGGCGCACGGCGCGGTAGCGGCGTTTGTGTCGGTTTTCCGCAACACGCCGCTGCTGGTTCAGCTGCTTTTCTGGTATTTCGCCGCGTACGGCGCGCTGCCGCAAAGCTGGCGTTTTTACATCGGCGATACCCACGCGTGGGCGGTTTTTCCCGGCAATATCGCGTGGCTTACACCGGAGTTTTTATGCGCCGCGTGGGGGCTGGGATTATTCACCGCCGCATTTTTGGTGGAAGAAGTGCAGGCGGGGCTGAATTCGGTGCCGAAAGGCCAGACCGAAGCCGCGATTTCGCAGGGTTTCAGCCGCAAAACGCTGCTGCTTTCGATCCTGTTACCGCAGGCGCTGACCAACGCGTGGCAGCCGATCACCGGGCAGTATCTCAACCTGATGAAGCTTTCCTCGCTGGCGACCGGCATCGGATTTTCCGAGCTGACGTATCAGGTCAGTCAGATTGAAAGTTACAACGCGCACGCCTTTGAAGGTTTTGCGGTCGGCACGTTGCTGTATCTGGCGCTGGGGATGATCCTTGGCGGGCTGATGACGGTATTGGGCCCGAAACGTCCGCAACAAAGGCCGCAGGTGGCGCAGAAGGCGGAGGTGAATGATGGAGTTTGA
- a CDS encoding amino acid ABC transporter ATP-binding protein, whose product MQQDTLSTAATSAVFSHSNAAKTTAVEFRQVSKSFGHHLVIRNVDLSVASGDVVAVCGPSGSGKSTLIRLINQLETVTDGEILIHNKPTRGLNGSALRELRTHIGFVFQQFNLYAHLTAQDNVSLALIKVHGWKKSDARGKALALLTRVGLQDKAQHYPEQLSGGQQQRVAIARALVTDPDIILFDEPTSALDPEMIGEVLLVMQELAKSGITMIVVTHEMSFAREIADRVIFMDGGEILEQAEPEDFFLRPQHPRAQRFLQKVLFPLHPETGAGQ is encoded by the coding sequence ATGCAGCAAGACACCTTATCAACCGCAGCGACGTCTGCGGTTTTTTCACATTCAAACGCCGCTAAAACCACGGCGGTTGAGTTTCGTCAGGTCAGTAAATCTTTCGGTCATCACCTGGTGATCCGTAATGTCGATCTGAGCGTCGCCAGCGGCGATGTGGTGGCGGTCTGCGGGCCGTCCGGCTCGGGGAAATCCACGCTCATCCGCCTGATTAATCAGCTGGAAACCGTCACTGATGGCGAAATTCTCATTCACAACAAACCGACGCGCGGCCTGAACGGATCGGCGCTACGCGAGTTACGTACGCACATCGGTTTTGTGTTTCAGCAATTCAACCTGTACGCCCATCTGACCGCGCAGGACAACGTCAGCCTCGCGCTGATTAAAGTCCACGGCTGGAAGAAAAGTGATGCACGCGGGAAGGCGCTGGCGCTCCTGACCCGCGTTGGTTTGCAGGATAAAGCGCAGCATTATCCCGAGCAACTTTCCGGCGGCCAGCAGCAGCGCGTGGCGATCGCCCGGGCGCTGGTGACGGATCCGGACATCATTTTGTTCGATGAACCGACGTCGGCGCTGGATCCGGAAATGATCGGCGAAGTGCTTCTTGTCATGCAGGAACTGGCGAAAAGCGGCATCACGATGATTGTTGTGACCCATGAAATGAGTTTCGCCCGTGAAATTGCCGACCGGGTGATCTTTATGGACGGCGGCGAGATTCTGGAACAGGCGGAACCGGAGGATTTCTTCCTGCGGCCGCAGCATCCGCGTGCGCAGCGTTTTCTGCAAAAAGTGTTGTTCCCGCTGCATCCTGAAACAGGAGCGGGGCAATGA
- a CDS encoding ABC transporter substrate-binding protein translates to MAATSVIKNKFNKSVVSAGLFLALSAVSTFAAHADQLADIKKAGVVKVATFDSNPPFGSVDAKTHDIVGYDVDFAKALAKTLGVKLQLVPTNPANRIPLLQSGKADLIVADITITPERAKVVDFSLPYFVTGQQFLVPASSPDKLDAYATARIGAVKGTTGEQELHNRFPQSRVLSYDDIPLALSALRNGNVQAITQDSTILAGLLDGAPDKAKYKVLPELLSKEEIGVGVKKGETSLLKVVNDELLNLEKNGQAVSIYNVWFGPQTKSPQPRLFKIEAK, encoded by the coding sequence ATGGCTGCTACATCAGTAATCAAAAATAAATTCAATAAAAGCGTTGTTTCCGCCGGTCTGTTTCTGGCGCTCAGCGCAGTCTCAACGTTTGCAGCCCATGCGGATCAGCTGGCTGATATCAAGAAAGCCGGCGTGGTGAAAGTAGCCACGTTTGATTCCAATCCCCCGTTCGGTTCTGTGGATGCCAAAACGCACGATATCGTCGGTTATGACGTTGATTTTGCGAAAGCGCTGGCGAAAACGCTGGGCGTGAAGCTGCAACTGGTGCCGACGAATCCGGCGAACCGTATTCCGTTATTGCAGTCTGGCAAAGCCGATCTGATTGTGGCGGATATCACCATCACGCCGGAACGCGCGAAAGTGGTCGATTTCTCCCTCCCTTATTTCGTGACCGGTCAGCAGTTCCTGGTGCCGGCCAGTTCACCGGATAAACTCGACGCCTACGCCACGGCGCGTATCGGCGCGGTGAAAGGCACCACCGGCGAGCAGGAATTGCATAACCGCTTCCCGCAATCGCGCGTGTTGTCTTACGACGATATTCCGCTGGCGCTTTCTGCGCTGCGTAACGGCAACGTGCAGGCGATTACGCAGGACAGCACCATTCTGGCCGGTTTGCTGGATGGCGCGCCGGACAAGGCAAAATACAAAGTCTTGCCTGAATTGCTGAGCAAAGAAGAGATTGGCGTTGGCGTCAAAAAAGGCGAAACCAGCCTGCTGAAAGTGGTGAATGACGAACTGCTGAATCTGGAGAAAAACGGTCAGGCGGTGAGCATTTATAACGTCTGGTTTGGCCCGCAGACAAAATCTCCGCAGCCACGTCTGTTCAAGATTGAAGCCAAATAA
- a CDS encoding 6-phospho-beta-glucosidase, producing MAASLFPDGFLWGGAIAANQAEGASFEGGKGLTTVDMIPHGAHRLAVKTGQEKRFTLREDEFYPSHQAIDFYHRYKEDIALMAEMGFTVFRTSIAWSRLYPNGDELTPNAEGIAFYRDVFAECKKYGIEPLVTLCHFDVPMHLVIEYGSWRNRKMVEFFARYARTCFEAFDGLVKYWLTFNEINILLHSPFSGAGLAFEEGENQEQVKYQAAHHELIASALATKIAHEVNPENQVGCMLAGGNFYPRTCKPEDVWAALQKDRENLFFIDVQARGAYPSYTRRVFAEKGIVIDKQPGDDDILKNTVDFVSFSYYASRCASADMNDNNSSAANIVKSLKNPHIETSEWGWGIDPLGLRITMNMMYDRYQKPLFLVENGLGAKDAFNAQGEIVDDYRISYLREHIKAMGEAIADGIPVIGYTSWGCIDLVSASTGEMSKRYGFVYVDRDDSGNGTLERTRKKSFYWYKKVIASNGADLE from the coding sequence ATGGCAGCATCATTATTTCCTGACGGCTTTTTATGGGGCGGCGCGATTGCCGCAAACCAGGCGGAAGGTGCCAGTTTTGAAGGCGGAAAAGGCCTGACGACGGTCGACATGATCCCGCACGGCGCGCACCGTCTGGCGGTAAAAACCGGTCAGGAAAAACGCTTCACCCTGCGGGAAGACGAATTTTACCCGAGCCATCAGGCGATTGATTTTTATCATCGTTATAAAGAAGACATCGCACTGATGGCTGAAATGGGATTCACCGTTTTCCGCACCTCAATCGCCTGGAGCCGCCTGTATCCCAACGGCGATGAACTGACGCCGAATGCGGAAGGCATCGCTTTCTACCGTGACGTGTTTGCCGAGTGCAAGAAATACGGCATCGAGCCGCTGGTCACGCTGTGCCATTTCGATGTGCCGATGCATCTGGTGATTGAGTACGGTTCGTGGCGTAACCGTAAAATGGTCGAGTTCTTCGCCCGTTATGCGCGCACCTGTTTTGAGGCATTCGACGGGCTGGTGAAATACTGGCTGACGTTTAATGAGATCAATATCCTGCTGCACAGCCCGTTCTCCGGCGCGGGTTTAGCCTTCGAAGAGGGCGAAAATCAGGAACAGGTTAAATATCAGGCCGCGCACCATGAGCTGATTGCCAGCGCGCTGGCGACGAAAATCGCCCATGAAGTGAACCCGGAAAATCAGGTCGGTTGTATGCTGGCGGGTGGGAATTTTTATCCGCGCACCTGCAAGCCGGAAGATGTCTGGGCGGCGCTGCAAAAAGACCGCGAAAACCTGTTCTTCATCGACGTTCAGGCGCGCGGCGCTTATCCGTCTTACACCCGCCGCGTCTTCGCTGAAAAAGGCATCGTCATCGATAAACAACCGGGCGATGACGACATTCTCAAAAACACCGTCGATTTTGTCTCCTTCAGCTATTACGCCTCGCGCTGTGCGTCCGCTGACATGAACGACAACAACAGCAGCGCGGCCAACATCGTAAAATCACTGAAAAACCCGCACATCGAAACCAGCGAATGGGGCTGGGGCATTGACCCGCTCGGCCTGCGCATCACCATGAACATGATGTACGACCGCTACCAGAAACCGTTATTCCTGGTGGAAAACGGTCTCGGCGCGAAAGACGCATTCAACGCGCAGGGCGAAATCGTGGATGATTACCGCATCAGCTATTTGCGCGAACATATCAAAGCAATGGGCGAAGCCATCGCCGACGGCATTCCGGTTATCGGCTACACCTCGTGGGGCTGCATCGACCTGGTGTCCGCCTCCACCGGCGAAATGAGCAAACGCTACGGTTTCGTCTACGTCGACCGCGATGACAGCGGCAACGGCACGCTGGAAAGAACCCGTAAGAAATCGTTTTACTGGTACAAGAAAGTGATTGCGAGCAACGGGGCGGATTTGGAGTGA
- the ascF gene encoding PTS cellobiose/arbutin/salicin transporter subunit IIBC: protein MAKNFAAISRSIVDAIGGAGNVVAVTHCMTRLRFVLNDESVVDAATLKSITGVMGVVRNEKQCQVIIGNNVSQAYAEVLKLLPEGFAAASGDTPAKNKITLKRIGAGILDALIGTMSPLIPAIIGGSMVKLLAMILDMTGVFEKGASTLVILNTIGDGAFFFLPVMVAASAAVKFKTNMSLAIAIAGILVHPAFIDLMAKAAQGQKVEFIGISVTAVKYTYTVIPALCMTWLLSYIEKWVDRITPVVTKNFLKPMLIMLIAAPIAIVLIGPLGIWIGTGISAVVYTVHSYLGWLSVAIMGAAWPLLVMTGMHRVFTPTIIQTIAETGKEGMVMPSEIGANLSLGGSSLAVAWRTKNPELRQTALAAAASAIVAGISEPALYGVALRLKRPLIACLISGFICGGVAGLGGLASHSMASPGLFTSVQFFDPSNPMTIVWVAGVMILAVVLSFVITLLLGFEDIPVETVAPEEGKTAEITTPAPLPVAPNAARSH, encoded by the coding sequence ATGGCTAAGAATTTTGCAGCAATTTCCAGGTCAATTGTCGACGCCATCGGCGGCGCGGGCAACGTGGTGGCAGTCACGCATTGCATGACGCGCCTGCGCTTCGTGCTGAACGACGAATCCGTCGTGGACGCCGCGACGCTGAAATCCATCACCGGCGTGATGGGCGTGGTGCGCAATGAAAAACAGTGTCAGGTGATCATCGGCAATAACGTGTCGCAGGCTTACGCCGAAGTGCTGAAACTGCTGCCGGAAGGCTTTGCGGCGGCCAGCGGTGATACCCCCGCTAAAAACAAAATTACGCTCAAACGGATTGGCGCAGGCATTCTGGATGCGCTGATTGGCACCATGTCGCCGCTGATCCCGGCGATTATTGGCGGTTCGATGGTCAAACTGCTGGCGATGATCCTGGATATGACCGGCGTGTTTGAAAAGGGTGCATCGACGCTGGTGATCCTCAACACCATCGGCGACGGCGCATTCTTCTTCCTGCCGGTGATGGTGGCCGCGTCGGCAGCGGTGAAATTCAAAACCAACATGTCGCTGGCGATTGCGATTGCCGGGATCCTGGTGCATCCGGCGTTTATCGACCTGATGGCGAAAGCCGCGCAGGGGCAAAAAGTCGAGTTCATCGGCATTTCCGTCACGGCGGTGAAATACACCTACACCGTGATCCCCGCGCTGTGCATGACGTGGCTGCTGTCCTACATCGAAAAATGGGTGGATCGCATTACGCCGGTCGTCACCAAAAACTTCCTGAAGCCGATGCTGATCATGCTGATTGCCGCACCGATCGCCATCGTGCTGATCGGGCCGCTGGGTATCTGGATTGGCACCGGGATTTCCGCCGTGGTGTACACCGTTCACAGCTATCTCGGCTGGCTGTCGGTGGCAATTATGGGCGCGGCCTGGCCGCTGCTGGTGATGACCGGGATGCACCGCGTGTTCACCCCAACCATCATTCAGACCATCGCGGAAACCGGAAAAGAAGGCATGGTGATGCCGTCAGAAATCGGCGCAAACCTGTCGCTGGGCGGTTCATCGCTGGCGGTGGCGTGGCGGACGAAAAACCCGGAACTGCGCCAGACCGCGCTGGCGGCGGCGGCTTCCGCGATTGTGGCCGGGATTTCAGAACCTGCGCTTTACGGCGTGGCGCTGCGCCTTAAACGTCCGCTCATCGCCTGCCTGATCAGTGGTTTTATCTGCGGCGGCGTGGCCGGTTTAGGCGGCCTCGCCAGCCACTCGATGGCGTCGCCGGGGTTGTTTACCAGCGTCCAGTTCTTCGACCCGTCCAACCCGATGACCATAGTCTGGGTGGCGGGCGTCATGATCCTCGCGGTGGTGCTCTCGTTTGTCATCACCCTGTTACTCGGATTTGAAGATATTCCCGTGGAAACCGTCGCGCCGGAAGAGGGCAAAACGGCAGAGATCACAACGCCTGCGCCGTTGCCGGTGGCACCCAACGCAGCGCGTTCACATTAA
- a CDS encoding LacI family DNA-binding transcriptional regulator produces MSTMQEVAAKAGVSKATVSRVLSGKGYVSQETKDQVFKAIEEAGYRPNLLARNLATSKSMCIGLVVTNTLYNGHYFSELISQAAKKLDANGRQLILVDGKHSAEEEQDAIQFLHDLRCDGIIIYPRFLSVDEMDLLIDKYKKPVMVVNRKLRKHQSHCIYCDHKGSSFNATQALIERGHRDIAFITGSMDSPTAIERLSGYRDALTASGIPVKESLIVPGKWSPASGAAAVETLLASGQPFSALLASNDEMAIGAMKQLNTAGIGVPAQVSVIGFDNIPTAPFLIPALSSVKDPVSDMISEVINQIIAMLDGGYLSEQNHFSSDLILRDSVIDGPYKTRQ; encoded by the coding sequence ATGTCGACAATGCAGGAAGTGGCAGCCAAAGCGGGCGTCTCGAAAGCCACGGTTTCCCGTGTGCTTTCCGGCAAAGGTTATGTGAGCCAGGAAACCAAAGATCAGGTCTTCAAAGCCATTGAGGAAGCGGGATACCGGCCCAATTTGCTGGCGAGAAATCTGGCGACCAGCAAGTCGATGTGCATCGGGCTGGTGGTGACGAATACGTTATATAACGGGCATTATTTCAGCGAGCTGATTTCACAGGCCGCGAAAAAACTCGACGCTAACGGACGCCAGCTGATTCTGGTCGATGGCAAACACAGCGCCGAAGAAGAACAGGACGCCATTCAGTTTCTGCACGATTTACGCTGTGACGGCATTATTATTTACCCGCGTTTTTTATCGGTCGATGAAATGGATTTGCTGATCGACAAATATAAAAAGCCGGTGATGGTCGTGAACCGCAAATTACGCAAACACCAGAGTCACTGTATTTATTGTGACCACAAAGGGTCGAGTTTTAACGCCACGCAGGCGCTTATTGAACGCGGGCATCGGGATATTGCGTTTATTACCGGTTCTATGGATTCCCCGACTGCGATTGAGCGCCTTTCCGGTTACCGCGACGCGCTGACGGCCTCAGGAATACCGGTGAAAGAATCGCTGATCGTGCCGGGAAAATGGTCACCGGCCAGTGGTGCCGCGGCCGTTGAAACGCTGCTGGCGTCCGGTCAACCGTTCAGCGCCCTGCTTGCCAGTAACGATGAAATGGCGATCGGCGCGATGAAACAGCTCAACACCGCCGGAATTGGCGTGCCTGCGCAGGTTTCGGTGATCGGGTTTGATAATATTCCGACAGCGCCGTTTCTTATTCCGGCGCTGTCGAGCGTGAAAGATCCGGTCAGCGATATGATCAGTGAAGTGATTAATCAGATTATCGCCATGCTCGATGGCGGTTATTTGTCCGAACAGAATCACTTCTCTTCTGACCTTATTCTTCGTGATTCTGTCATCGACGGCCCTTATAAAACTCGCCAATAA